In the Styela clava chromosome 8, kaStyClav1.hap1.2, whole genome shotgun sequence genome, one interval contains:
- the LOC120345898 gene encoding uncharacterized protein LOC120345898, translated as MDVRMKYRTGGEEMQSRIISTFLAMIPGIIGLCLLVAAIATSSWLAISNVTSTSFQVLTYGLFSVCKNQVNNLATSATSTIFCNTREEEAVGIDVLEQATRSLMIISVILHLPGIIAAIYFGLRKNIRRNSAIIPGVIFLVAALCAISGMGCYSAFMSNQSSAIGPNSAAYRNAEPGMSFFLGWFGTVCAVISCVVAFVSHAIN; from the exons ATGGATGTTAGGATGAAGTATCGAACAGGGGGCGAAGAAATGCAATCCAGAATTATCTCAACATTCCTTGCAATGATACCTGGGATAATTGGTTTGTGTCTATTGGTCGCAGCCATTGCAACATCTAGCTGGCTTGCGATTAGCAATGTGACATCTACGTCGTTTCAG GTGTTGACGTACGGCTTATTTTCCGTTTGTAAGAATCAAGTCAACAACTTAGCTACTTCGGCAACATCTACAATATTTTGCAACACACGTGAAGAAGAAGCAGTAG GTATTGACGTACTAGAGCAAGCCACACGTTCTCTGATGATTATCAGTGTAATTCTTCATTTGCCTGGAATTATTGCAGCAATTTATTTTGGTCTTCGGAAAAATATAAGACGAAATAGCGCCATTATACCGGGCGTTATATTTCTAGTAGCAG CTCTTTGTGCGATCTCCGGTATGGGATGCTACTCGGCATTTATGTCAAATCAAAGTTCTGCCATTGGACCGAATAGTGCTGCCTACAGGAATGCTGAACCAGGAATGTCATTCTTCTTGGGATGGTTCGGGACGGTTTGTGCCGTTATCTCTTGCGTTGTTGCATTTGTTTCACATGCAATCAATTAA
- the LOC120346013 gene encoding tRNA (guanine-N(7)-)-methyltransferase non-catalytic subunit wdr4-like isoform X1: MAKICCSESFLSVASKDLLKVFSLEKGQCLYTYTHEFDNSVTDGNNKPLDDRLEDLCCTSDGKYICAMYSDKRIVVLDPTEWESAKEIKVKRRPTAMCFDHSGNVLFIADKSGDLYKYDLQTEHKGMDFETKEIEPILGHVSMLLDVKVSCDGKYIISADRDEKIRVSEVKNPYIIEEFCLGHAEFVCKVEPVPHASRTLFISSSGDRSVRLWDAVAGKELCKHVFEDQSVSNQGNENASSQFQYVPSIITISADGGYFTVASSQTNMKNLSVFKLDAKKCCFIYLCDLQIPNCISVQDLKFGNDKTCVILYALIISESEDCLSLHTFTYESERFQSKRLEPVNCISSQLNAINHERKDLYVSLFKARCEGEVYESYQLKKKERLKLRNKTKDSTELNGSKRVKMA, translated from the coding sequence ATGGCTAAAATTTGTTGCTCAGAATCATTTTTATCAGTCGCATCAAAAGACCTCCTAAAAGTATTTTCCTTGGAAAAAGGACAGTGTTTGTACACATATACACATGAATTTGACAACTCAGTCACAGATGGGAATAATAAACCATTGGATGATAGACTTGAAGACTTGTGTTGTACAAGCGatggaaaatatatttgtgcaaTGTACTCCGATAAACGAATTGTGGTCTTGGACCCAACTGAATGGGAATCTGCCAAAGAAATTAAAGTTAAAAGACGTCCTACTGCTATGTGCTTTGACCACAGTGGGAATGTCTTATTCATAGCAGACAAATCGGGTGATTTATACAAATATGATCTGCAGACTGAACACAAAGGTATGGACTTTGAAACCAAAGAAATTGAACCTATTCTTGGTCATGTTTCCATGCTATTAGACGTGAAAGTTAGTTGTGATGGCAAATACATTATTTCTGCTGATCGTGATGAAAAAATAAGAGTTAGTGAAGTTAAGAATCCTTACATTATTGAAGAATTTTGCCTAGGTCATGCGGAGTTTGTTTGCAAAGTTGAACCTGTTCCTCACGCATCCAGAACTTTGTTTATATCATCTTCGGGCGATCGATCTGTACGGTTATGGGATGCTGTTGCTGGTAAAGAATTGTGTAAGCATGTTTTTGAGGATCAATCTGTTAGTAATCAAGGGAATGAAAATGCATCTTCACAATTTCAATATGTACCATCTATTATAACTATATCTGCTGATGGTGGATATTTCACAGTTGCATCTTCTCAAACAAACATGAAAAACTTGTCAGTGTTCAAGCTGGATGCTAAAAAATGTTGCTTTATTTACTTATGCGATTTACAAATTCCAAATTGCATCAGTGTACAAGATTTAAAATTTGGGAATGACAAGACTTGTGTCATATTGTATGCACTGATAATTTCCGAAAGTGAAGACTGCTTAAGCTTGCATACATTTACTTATGAGAGTGAAAGATTTCAATCTAAGCGGTTAGAACCAGTAAACTGTATCAGTTCTCAGTTGAACGCCATTAACCATGAGCGGAAAGACTTGTATGTCAGTTTGTTCAAAGCTCGCTGTGAGGGAGAAGTTTATGAATCCtatcaattgaagaaaaaagaaaGACTGAAATTGAGGAATAAAACCAAAGATTCCACTGAATTAAATGGTTCAAAGCGTGTGAAAATGgcttaa
- the LOC120346314 gene encoding uncharacterized protein LOC120346314, whose translation MKIICAGLPKTGTKSLVMALRQLGYTVYDSPEHALFHNEEWGRILDGKTTSEAFLEMYDDVDAVADTPACAMWDHILEAYPDAKVILTVRDNEDTWYDSFRRHFKKYGEVYPLSKNSERLEIITRLASSSLNRHWKTINNGLIACFGFQVCSDNTNQMLAKSAYRRHNAYVEGRCRSDQLLVFNVKSGWKPLCEFLGHDLSDRGPFPHVNKNGEIIPDNLGFENLATLKKTLVNQLISGLFMKFVFVCLLVGVFIMI comes from the exons atgaagatCATTTGTGCGGGCCTTCCGAAAACCGGGACGAAGTCTTTGGTAATGGCCTTGCGTCAATTAGGATACACAGTATATGACAGTCCAGAACATGCTCTTTTTCACAATGAAGAATGGGGCAGAATACTGGATGGCAAAACAACTTCAGAAGCGTTTTTAGAAATGTACGATGATGTAGATGCGGTGGCAGATACTCCAGCTTGTGCAATGTGGGATCATATACTGGAAGCTTATCCCGATGCAAAG GTAATATTAACAGTTCGGGACAACGAAGACACTTGGTATGATAGTTTCAGACGACATTTCAAAAAGTACGGCGAAGTCTATCCTCTGTCAAAAAATTCTGAGCGACTCGAAATCATTACAAGACTCGCTTCGTCAAGTTTAAATCGACACTGGAAAACGATTAACAATGGATTGATTGCCTGTTTTGGTTTCCAGGTTTGCTCAGACAACACAAACCAAATGCTTGCCAA GTCAGCGTACCGTAGACACAATGCTTACGTCGAAGGTCGTTGCCGATCTGATCAGTTACTCGTGTTTAACGTGAAATCCGGTTGGAAACCGTTATGTGAATTTCTTGGTCATGATTTGTCGGATCGCGGACCTTTTCCACACGTGAACAAGAACGGCGAAATCATACCAGACAACCTCGGGTTTGAAAATTTGGCAACACTTAAAAAGACATTAGTTAACCAATTAATCTCGGGattgtttatgaaatttgtatttgtttgtCTATTGGTTGGTGTATTTATCATGATTTGa
- the LOC120345644 gene encoding transmembrane protein 115-like, whose protein sequence is MMDTRSLANLHLSFAGVVYNLGITAKIGCLLLSMFFMLSFLFDPLKPLGVTPGYLIPPNFWIWTLITHPFIETNTILFICSIAFVVVGSNALEGSFGTTKLSIYYGIVCVSSAVLSALFYLFLYMLTFNIDFLFAVHVNGIGGLLGGALVAIKQAYGDHLVIGAIGLEVKDVPLLGFLVLIPLKLTGFFRGSYLLAYSFGAITGWIYLRFYQNHSRGRGDQSEKFAFKYFFPVAFQGPIGLISDIIYNFLLKLRICRKTVYRYDVGAPSNITLTLSGVNALDAERRRNKAIKALDERLKKSTSDSSAAAWPSLNDDDEGEESSEKKQIPSTNEISKNGHESSSADGSASPDIVTIDMDSPSGENNS, encoded by the exons ATGATGGATACGCGATCGTTGGCAAATCTACATTTGTCATTTGCCGGAGTAGTTTACAATCTTGGTATAACTGCGAAGATTGGATGTTTATTACTAAGCATGTTCTTTATGCTTTCTTTTTTATTTGATCCTCTCAAACCTCTTGGCGTCACACCTGGATATCTGATTCCACCGAATTTTTGGATATGGACTTTGATTACGCATCCATTTATTGAAACaaacacaattttgtttatttgtagcATTGCCTTTGTTGTTGTCGGTAGCAATGCATTAGAAGGATCTTTTGGAACTACGAAACTATCAATTTATTATGGAATAGTTTGTGTCTCATCAGCTGTTCTTTCCGCCCTGTTTTACCTGTTTCTGTACATGTTGACTTTCAATATCGACTTTTTATTTGCTGTGCATGTCAATGGAATAGGAGGGTTGCTGGGTGGTGCTCTGGTTGCAATTAAGCAAGCTTATGGAGATCATTTGGTCATTGGTGCAATAGGATTAGAAGTGAAAGACGTGCCATTGCTTGGATTCCTTGTATTAATTCCATTGAAGCTAACAGGATTCTTCAGAGGAAGTTACTTGCTTGCTTATTCTTTTGGAGCAATTACTGGTTGGATTTATTTACGATTCTACCAAAATCACAGTAGAGGAAGAGGTGACCAGTCAGAAAAGTttgcttttaaatattttttccctGTTGCATTCCAAGGGCCCATTGGGCTGATTTCTGACATTATATACAACTTTTTGCTGAAGCTACGAATATGTAGAAAGACTGTTTACAGATATGATGTAGGAGCACCCAGTAATATTACATTAACTCTTTCTGGAGTAAATGCTTTAGATGCAGAACGTCGAAG GAACAAAGCTATTAAAGCTCTAGATGAGCGATTGAAAAAGTCGACATCTGATTCATCTGCGGCAGCGTGGCCGAGTTTAAATGATGATGATGAAGGGGAAGAATCATCAGAGAAAAAACAGATTCCAAGCACAAATGAAATTTCTAAAAATGGCCATGAGTCGTCATCAGCAGACGGGAGTGCATCCCCTGATATTGTCACAATCGACATGGATTCCCCTTCTGGGGAAAATAATTCATGA